One Mya arenaria isolate MELC-2E11 chromosome 7, ASM2691426v1 genomic window carries:
- the LOC128241059 gene encoding cephalotocin receptor 1-like produces the protein MERNSSFVDDVFANNTNSSNNSTVNFARNENLATVEIIVQSIIFVLAVLGNGTVILSLFVRKRKLNRMHLLMVHLSVADLFVAVGSVLPQLAWDITFVFKGGDVLCRLVKYMQIVAIYASSYVLVMTAIDRYVAICYPFMSRKWTSRTVHKLVVVAWTLSLLFSVPQLFIFSYRTTSYGTMDCWAMFDPEWTLTFYITIFTVLVYIAPTVILVFCYGSICMEVWRSSRIGVHLARLSQRIRSPKSNGMVETRISKSNSDAVSINTANQTARISKRNSAVNCREECSFEAKDSCKNKLSTKVHFNKDTCSGKKKSSPQKGSRKQLSSERSGKAQVKFENEDQSPSRRKSSVGISRAKIKTIKMTLTVILCYFLCWSPFFIAQMWAAWDATAPFYGAAYTIILLLASLNSCTNPWIYLFFSDSVSAEIKQCVGRICKKP, from the exons ATGGAGCGGAATAGTTCATTTGTCGATGATGTATTTgcaaacaatacaaacagttCTAATAACTCAACAGTAAATTTCGCGAGAAATGAAAATCTGGCAACTGTAGAAATAATAGTTCAAAGCATTATATTCGTGCTTGCTGTTCTTGGCAATGGAACCGTTATTCTGTCGTTATTTGTACGGAAACGAAAACTAAACAGAATGCATCTGTTGATGGTCCACCTTAGCGTCGCGGACTTATTTGTGGCAGTTGGAAGTGTTCTACCACAGCTAGCATGGGatataacatttgtattcaaAGGAGGCGATGTTTTGTGTAGGCTTGTAAAATATATGCAG ATCGTTGCAATATACGCCTCTTCGTATGTCTTGGTAATGACGGCCATAGACCGCTACGTCGCCATTTGCTACCCTTTCATGAGCCGAAAGTGGACCTCGCGAACGGTTCATAAACTTGTTGTAGTGGCCTGGACCTTGTCCTTGCTATTCAGTGTGCCTCaattattcattttctcatATCGCACTACATCGTATGGGACAATGGATTGCTGGGCGATGTTTGATCCAGAATGGACTTTAACTTTCTATATAACAATTTTTACGGTTCTTGTGTACATAGCACCGACAGTGATATTGGTATTTTGTTACGGAAGTATCTGCATGGAGGTATGGCGAAGTAGTCGAATTGGGGTTCATTTAGCAAGACTGTCCCAGCGTATTCGTTCGCCAAAGTCAAATGGAATGGTGGAGACAAGAATTAGCAAAAGTAATTCAGATGCTGTCAGTATTAACACCGCTAATCAAACCGCTAGAATTTCGAAGAGAAATTCAGCGGTGAATTGCAGAGAAGAATGTAGTTTTGAGGCAAAAGATAGTTGTAAGAATAAACTGTCCACCAAGGTACACTTCAACAAAGACACTTGCTCAGGGAAGAAAAAAAGTAGTCCTCAGAAAGGTTCTAGAAAACAGTTGTCATCTGAACGTTCTGGAAAAGCACaagtaaaatttgaaaatgaagatCAGTCCCCTTCAAGAAGGAAATCTTCTGTAGGAATATCACGAGCCAAGATCAAGACTATAAAGATGACTTTGACAGTCattctttgttattttctttgctGGTCGCCTTTTTTCATTGCACAGATGTGGGCTGCCTGGGATGCAACAGCGCCGTTTTACG